From Etheostoma cragini isolate CJK2018 chromosome 1, CSU_Ecrag_1.0, whole genome shotgun sequence, a single genomic window includes:
- the tdp1 gene encoding tyrosyl-DNA phosphodiesterase 1, protein MTQDSQHGKWTISSSDDDDEDLPLSGTSSSKAHRPAVSSHSSPLSGSPPSPKPEPANPPVSSLIIGSEARQLAAAHQLNPVKYESSPSLAGKRKKEVSDGPGWALSDSDDDDGDGDSKGKSRSNLPKRSPPIPKTKKPKVENERPPSPHGRLYYIDEPEDFFESSTPCLNETYRFYLNKVTGLDRKYNSGALHIRDILSPLFGTLKESAQFNYCFDIAWMVKQFPPEFRDCPVLIVHGDKREAKARLVQQAQPFPHIRFCQAKLDIAFGTHHTKMMLLWYEEGFRVIILTSNLIRADWYQKTQGMWMSPLFPRLPKGSSESAGESPTFFKRDLLEYLAAYRAPELEEWIQRIKEHDLSETRVYLVGSTPGRYVGSDMKRWGHLRLRKLLYDHTDPVAGEEEWPVIGQFSSIGSMGLDKTKWLKGEFQRTMTTLGKSSLRSDPPMYLVYPSVDDVRTSLEGYPAGGSLPYSIQTAQKQLWLHSFFHRWKANATGRSHAMPHIKTYMRTSPDFTQLAWFLVTSANLSKAAWGALEKNNSQVMVRSYELGVLYVPAAFNMKTFPLHKDSFPASSSAGFPVPFDLPPTCYSPEDQPWIWNIPYSQAPDTHGNIWVPS, encoded by the exons ATGACTCAGGACAGTCAACATGGCAAGTGGACCATCTCCAGCagcgatgatgatgatgaggaccTTCCTCTTTCTGGGACTAGTTCATCTAAAGCCCACCGTCCCGCTGTATCCAGTCACAGCTCCCCTCTATCTGGCTCTCCTCCCAGCCCCAAACCAGAACCAGCAAACCCCCCTGTGTCCTCACTTATTATTGGCTCTGAGGCAAGACAGTTAGCAGCAGCGCACCAGTTAAATCCAGTGAAGTATGAAAGCAGTCCGTCATTGGCTGGGAAGCGGAAGAAAGAGGTGTCGGACGGCCCAGGCTGGGCTCTCTCAgatagtgatgatgatgatggagatgGAGACTCGAAGGGGAAGAGCCGCAGTAACTTACCGAAGAGGTCACCTCCCATCcctaaaacaaagaaaccaaagGTGGAGAACGAGCGTCCTCCCAGTCCCCACGGCCGGCTCTACTACATCGACGAGCCAGAGGACTTCTTTGAGTCCAGTACTCCTTGTCTAAATGAGACCTACAGGTTTTACCTCAACAAAGTCACAGGCCTGGACAGGAAGTACAACAGCGGAGCCCTGCACATCAGAG ACATTCTCTCTCCATTATTTGGGACCCTGAAAGAGTCTGCTCAG TTTAACTACTGCTTTGATATTGCCTGGATGGTAAAGCAGTTCCCACCAGAGTTTAG GGATTGTCCAGTTCTGATCGTCCATGGAGATAAGCGGGAGGCCAAGGCCCGGCTGGTGCAGCAGGCTCAGCCTTTTCCACATATTCGCTTCTGCCAG GCCAAACTGGATATTGCTTTTGGAACTCACCACAC gAAGATGATGTTGTTGTGGTATGAGGAAGGCTTCAGAGTCATCATTCTGACCTCCAACCTCATCAGAGCTGACTGGTaccagaaaacacaagg AATGTGGATGAGCCCCTTGTTTCCACGGTTACCAAAGGGCAGCAGCGAGAGCGCAGGTGAGTCTCCGACCTTCTTCAAGAGGGACCTGCTGGAATACCTGGCAGCATACCGCGCACCAGAACTCGAGGAGTGGATCCAACGAATCAAAGAGCACGACCTGTCAGAGACCAG GGTTTATTTGGTCGGCTCAACCCCCGGGAGATATGTTGGCTCAGACATGAAGCGCTGGGGCCACCTGAGGCTGAGGAAG CTGTTGTACGACCACACTGACCCAGTGGCCGGGGAGGAAGAGTGGCCTGTGATTGGCCAGTTCTCCAGCATCGGCTCCATGGGACTGGATAAGACCAAATGGTTAAAAGGGGAATTTCAGCGCACGATGACCACGCTGGGGAAATCCTCTCTTCGCTCAGACCCCCCCATGTACTTG GTGTATCCATCAGTGGATGATGTGAGGACCAGTTTAGAAGGCTATCCAG CGGGCGGCTCTCTGCCCTACAGCATCCAGACGGCTCAGAAACAACTCTGGCTCCACTCCTTCTTCCA ccgtTGGAAGGCCAATGCAACAGGAAGAAGTCATGCCATGCCCCACATCAAGACATATATGAGGACATCACCAGATTTCACTCAGCTTGCCTGGTTCCTCGTcacaag tgccAACCTGTCCAAAGCAGCGTGGGGTGCACTGGAGAAGAACAACAGTCAGGTGATGGTCCGCTCATACGAGCTGGGAGTCCTCTACGTGCCCGCTGCCTTT AACATGAAGACATTCCCTCTGCACAAAGATTCGTTTCCTGCTTCCTCCTCCGCTGGTTTCCCAGTGCCATTTGACCTCCCCCCCACATGCTACTCTCCTGAAG